One segment of Macrotis lagotis isolate mMagLag1 chromosome 1, bilby.v1.9.chrom.fasta, whole genome shotgun sequence DNA contains the following:
- the LOC141507053 gene encoding putative protein ARB2BP isoform X1 has protein sequence MHRFSHLLFQWFLITQELSFQKFMKQSTYVEELKYDFNENAELRHTETHEPFIFNYYKNTLERNSKRYQALGHLLECYIYELLEKVCKLHKVYIPVQAIMEPRSFFFMSENALTNPSLLLVLLQDHGVFRAGQWSQQTIVRHGLQHGSQIPCIQLALQSDYGIIVLNPNDNFVDLKLEKECQSPLGYTTESSSTEMFHTGNPFLPKVAQCIPKKYSSTPEEHTDYIWNHFILKSAARNVAFIVHGYGGLVFMDLLVQKKWEVMNKVYAVALIDSSHHVEHQLGNDTQLLTWIKYHCREWITSHKPLDKPVATVLKMDCPKVSAGTENHSLAPSTSLQSIFKYLKNALKAKTTVHFSRMPIITRSYTKRKQEKEKGEIPWKAVGSMLE, from the exons ATGCACAGGTTCTCTCATCTTCTATTCCAG tGGTTCCTGATAACACAAGAGTTGAGCTTCCAAAAATTCATGAAGCAGTCAACATATGTAGAAGAACTTAAGTATGACTTCAATGAAAATGCTGAATTGagacacacagaaacacatgAGCCCTTCATCTTTAATTATTACAAAAATACCCTAGAGAGAAATAGCAAGCGCTATCAGGCCCTTGGCCATTTGCTTGAATGTTACATTTATGAGCTTTTGGAGAAAGTATGCAAACTACACAAAGTGTATATCCCAGTCCAGGCTATTATGGAACCAAGGAGCTTCTTTTTTATGAGTGAGAATGCATTAACtaatccttcccttcttcttgtCCTCCTCCAAGACCATGGAGTTTTTCGGGCTGGGCAGTGGAGTCAACAGACCATTGTCCGTCATGGCCTACAACATGGAAGTCAAATACCTTGTATTCAACTAGCTCTGCAGTCAGATTATGGAATCATTGTTTTAAATCCCAATGATAATTTCGtggatttaaagctagaaaaagagTGTCAAAGCCCTCTAGGATACACTACTGAGTCATCTTCCACAGAAATGTTTCACACTGGAAACCCATTTTTGCCAAAGGTTGCCCAGTGCATTCCTAAAAAGTACAGTAGTACACCTGAAGAACATACTGATTACATCtggaatcattttattttaaaaagtgcgGCTAGAAATGTAGCTTTCATTGTCCATGGTTATGGAGGTTTGGTTTTCATGGACCTACTTGTTCAGAAAAAATGGGAAGTAATGAACAAAGTATATGCTGTAGCCCTTATTGATTCTTCACACCATGTAGAGCACCAGCTGGGAAATGACACACAACTATTAACATGGATAAAGTACCACTGTCGTGAATGGATAACAAGTCACAAGCCACTGGATAAACCTGTAGCCACTGTTTTGAAAATGGATTGTCCAAAGGTTTCTGCTGGCACAGAAAATCATAGTTTAGCACCTTCTACCAGCTTACAATCAATTTTCAAATATctcaaaaatgctttaaaagcCAAAACAACTGTTCATTTTTCTCGAATGCCAATTATAACTAGAAGCTAcacaaaaagaaaacaggagaaggaaaaaggagagatacCTTGGAAAGCTGTAGGAAGTATGTTGGAATGA
- the LOC141507053 gene encoding putative protein ARB2BP isoform X2 translates to MNWFLITQELSFQKFMKQSTYVEELKYDFNENAELRHTETHEPFIFNYYKNTLERNSKRYQALGHLLECYIYELLEKVCKLHKVYIPVQAIMEPRSFFFMSENALTNPSLLLVLLQDHGVFRAGQWSQQTIVRHGLQHGSQIPCIQLALQSDYGIIVLNPNDNFVDLKLEKECQSPLGYTTESSSTEMFHTGNPFLPKVAQCIPKKYSSTPEEHTDYIWNHFILKSAARNVAFIVHGYGGLVFMDLLVQKKWEVMNKVYAVALIDSSHHVEHQLGNDTQLLTWIKYHCREWITSHKPLDKPVATVLKMDCPKVSAGTENHSLAPSTSLQSIFKYLKNALKAKTTVHFSRMPIITRSYTKRKQEKEKGEIPWKAVGSMLE, encoded by the exons ATGAAT tGGTTCCTGATAACACAAGAGTTGAGCTTCCAAAAATTCATGAAGCAGTCAACATATGTAGAAGAACTTAAGTATGACTTCAATGAAAATGCTGAATTGagacacacagaaacacatgAGCCCTTCATCTTTAATTATTACAAAAATACCCTAGAGAGAAATAGCAAGCGCTATCAGGCCCTTGGCCATTTGCTTGAATGTTACATTTATGAGCTTTTGGAGAAAGTATGCAAACTACACAAAGTGTATATCCCAGTCCAGGCTATTATGGAACCAAGGAGCTTCTTTTTTATGAGTGAGAATGCATTAACtaatccttcccttcttcttgtCCTCCTCCAAGACCATGGAGTTTTTCGGGCTGGGCAGTGGAGTCAACAGACCATTGTCCGTCATGGCCTACAACATGGAAGTCAAATACCTTGTATTCAACTAGCTCTGCAGTCAGATTATGGAATCATTGTTTTAAATCCCAATGATAATTTCGtggatttaaagctagaaaaagagTGTCAAAGCCCTCTAGGATACACTACTGAGTCATCTTCCACAGAAATGTTTCACACTGGAAACCCATTTTTGCCAAAGGTTGCCCAGTGCATTCCTAAAAAGTACAGTAGTACACCTGAAGAACATACTGATTACATCtggaatcattttattttaaaaagtgcgGCTAGAAATGTAGCTTTCATTGTCCATGGTTATGGAGGTTTGGTTTTCATGGACCTACTTGTTCAGAAAAAATGGGAAGTAATGAACAAAGTATATGCTGTAGCCCTTATTGATTCTTCACACCATGTAGAGCACCAGCTGGGAAATGACACACAACTATTAACATGGATAAAGTACCACTGTCGTGAATGGATAACAAGTCACAAGCCACTGGATAAACCTGTAGCCACTGTTTTGAAAATGGATTGTCCAAAGGTTTCTGCTGGCACAGAAAATCATAGTTTAGCACCTTCTACCAGCTTACAATCAATTTTCAAATATctcaaaaatgctttaaaagcCAAAACAACTGTTCATTTTTCTCGAATGCCAATTATAACTAGAAGCTAcacaaaaagaaaacaggagaaggaaaaaggagagatacCTTGGAAAGCTGTAGGAAGTATGTTGGAATGA